TCTTGCTGCCATGAAACGACTGTTCATTCAATATTTTGAACCTTTTGTCGCTTCATTCGTAGCATCGCTGCACAACATAGGTACCATTAAAAATGCAGCTGCCGAAGGTCCGTCTTGGGATTTCGCCAAAGCATTCGAGCGTTGGGACACGCTTTTCGATAAACTTCTTAAGAGCCTCGAGGAAAAAGCAGCCCAGGTTCGCTTATTTGCCTACGTTTCCAGTATACCGGCGTCATGATCCTTTATAGGACCGCAAATCTCGCTTGCGTTCAGTTGTACGTCCTGTTGAGGATGTTACCCCTCCTTCAGATGAACCTGATACAGGTTTATATTTTTGCCCTCATCATAATTATCTCCCACTGACTTTTACTTACTTACAGTTCCCTCAATTAATCCTGATGTTCCCCAAGACGAGCAACAAATAGCTCGCAATGTCCAGGCTCTAAAGAGTCGCCTGCGTGGTCGGGGAGGTCGTCGTGTAACTCGGGGACGAGCTGATTTATCGAGTAAAGACAGCCCAGCAGAATCGGAGTAAGCCCTTCAAATACCACATCCCAAACCCCGAAGCTCATTGTGACAAGCTCTGATACTCAGTCTAAGCGCAAAGCAAAGGCTAAAGTGCAACGAAAGTGGGGAGACGAACCGGTCACAGAGTCTGATATGGCGTCGTTGGACTTTAGCTCCGATAAACCGAGTGCTGGTGTCGACATTGGATCGCATGACCTTGAGTCATTAGTTGATAAGTCATCTCTTGGTCACCGTACCAGCGACGGTCTTTACGAGGTCAAAGATTGGGATTTCTCCAGAGATAAGACAGCAAACGATGCGGACGACGCTATCGCCAGGGCTCTGAAGCCGTTGGATTCCAGAACTTCAGGAGCTGAGGGATCAATGGGAGCATTCAGCTCCATTTTTGCCCGTTTGACGGGTTCCAAGACCCTGACGCAAAGCGATCTTAAACCCGTCCTAGACGCCATGAAGCAACATCTCATGAAAAAGAATGTCGCAAAAGATATCGCTGAGAAAGTCTGTGAAGGCGTTGGTGAGAGCCTTATCGGGAAAAAGGTCGGAGGATTTCAAAGTAATacaacacctttcttttcagtGCTTTGTCTGACTTACTTATAGCACCGTACAATGCATTCCGAACCGCCCTTTCTACATCGCTGACGCGAATATTGACTCCAAAAACATCCACCGATCTTTTGCTATCTATCAGAACAAAGTTGACTGCGCCTTTGCCGTCTAATCAAGCACGGATGCCATATAGCATCACCTTTGTCGGTGTAAATGGAGTTGGGAAAAGTACAAACCTCTCGAAAGTATGTTTCTGGCTTATTCAAAACGGATTGCGCGTTTTGATTGCAGCCTGTGATACCTTCCGGTCAGTTCAAACGGAAATCAAGTCCGTTTTGTATCTAATCAATTGCCATCATATTTGTAGAAGCGGAGCTGTTGAACAGCTTCGAGTGCATGTTCGAAACCTCAGCATGCTCGGTGTTAATGGGTCGACAAATAGCAAAGGGCGAGTGGAGCTCTTTGAACGAGGGTACGGTAAAGATGCTGCTGCTATCGCGCGAGAAGCTATCTTACATGGTTTGTGAATCTTCCACTTGAAAACATAAGTGAACTCATCAACTGAGTAGCAAGAGATAACAATTTCGATGTTGTCTTGATTGATACTGCTGGACGAATGCAAGATAACGAGGTACGTAAAATTTGAAACGGCCCACATGGCATATCATTAACGTTGAACACAATAGCCATTAATGCGGGCGTTGGCAAAAGTATGTCCTGCGATGACCGTGCTGAACCCGTCACTAATCGCGCCATTTTCTTGTTTATATAGTTAGTTTCCGTCAACAATCCTGACAAGATCATCTTTGTAGGAGAAGCATTAGTGGGCAACGAAGCGGTCGACCAATTAACAAAGTTCGACCGTGCTCTTCGCGATTTTTCATCCGCCTCTGGTGCAGGGAATGGTCGCGGAATTGACGGTATGTTGGTCACCAAGTGGGACACAGTAGACGACAAGGTTAACACGCCATCACACCGCCCGAGATTTTGACGCTGACAAGAATATCTCTTCTGATTGATCGTGTAGGTTGGAGCGGCTTTATCAATGACCTATGttactggccagccaatcATCTTCGTTGGATGCGGACAGGTGTGTAGCGTGTAACCCGTTTCCCCATCTTTTAATTGACTTTATTATCGGGATTTCAGACGTATACGGATCTTAGGCAACTGAGAGTTGCAAACGTTGTGCAAGCTATTTTAAAGGATTGATGCCTTCAAAAGTATCTATAAACCTAATGGTCTCAACTCGCAGGATGACCTATATTTATCTACTGCAACTAGGAAAACAACACTGGGAACTGTATTATAGCACCCTAACTATGAAAAACATTCAAGTTTTTGTGCAGCGTGTATGCTGGTGTGCATTTACAAAGGAAAGTGGGAGCAGGATAAATGAAATAAGACATCGCAAATTGGATCCACAATGTTATAAATAATATACTCAAGGCGAAATACGACGAACGGTAGGTTGCCAACAAAATAGATATGAATAGTTAATTGATATCCGATTTTTCGCGTGTTTGATGGAAGTATGATCTGTAGGACTCCTGTGTTCCATGAGATAGTGCAGTTTCGAAAGGGAAATTGCTGATGGATTGTGCGTCAGCATCGTAAGTGGAGTCGTCTAGATGGCGGAAGCGCGATTCAGAACCGCTCCCGAAGGGTGTACCGTATGATCTGATGAACTCTGATGAAGGTGCCATGCGGTTCTTCTTTCGCCGACGAATGGTCCATATCGCGAACAAGAGTAGAAGAATGAAGGTTATGGCGCCTACAATGCCACCGACGATGGCGCGCACATTAGCGCCCTTGGAAGCGGCGCTTGTTGAGTCGGTCTTGGCGTTATTGATGGACCCTCCGTTCGAAGCAGAGTTTGTAGACAAAGGCATAAAGAAGCTGGTACTAGTGACATCAATGGTGTATCCATTTTCGTTTGTGGTTGAGAATGTAATTACACTGTAACTTGAGGAACTTTGATGGGGGGCCGAACTTTCTGGATCAGAATGAGAGGCGATTGGGCTGCTGATGCT
This Psilocybe cubensis strain MGC-MH-2018 chromosome 3, whole genome shotgun sequence DNA region includes the following protein-coding sequences:
- a CDS encoding Signal recognition particle receptor subunit alpha-like protein (Signal recognition particle receptor subunit alpha homolog), translated to EESYYGLDLSLLTLHILRPPLIEGRTTEEKYEKDGYAVKWTFVNELELIFVVAYQRILQLTYVDDLLAAMKRLFIQYFEPFVASFVASLHNIGTIKNAAAEGPSWDFAKAFERWDTLFDKLLKSLEEKAAQDRKSRLRSVVRPVEDVTPPSDEPDTVPSINPDVPQDEQQIARNVQALKSRLRGRGGRRVTRGRADLSSKDSPAESDSDTQSKRKAKAKVQRKWGDEPVTESDMASLDFSSDKPSAGVDIGSHDLESLVDKSSLGHRTSDGLYEVKDWDFSRDKTANDADDAIARALKPLDSRTSGAEGSMGAFSSIFARLTGSKTLTQSDLKPVLDAMKQHLMKKNVAKDIAEKVCEGVGESLIGKKVGGFQTPYNAFRTALSTSLTRILTPKTSTDLLLSIRTKLTAPLPSNQARMPYSITFVGVNGVGKSTNLSKVCFWLIQNGLRVLIAACDTFRSGAVEQLRVHVRNLSMLGVNGSTNSKGRVELFERGYGKDAAAIAREAILHARDNNFDVVLIDTAGRMQDNEPLMRALAKLVSVNNPDKIIFVGEALVGNEAVDQLTKFDRALRDFSSASGAGNGRGIDGMLVTKWDTVDDKVGAALSMTYVTGQPIIFVGCGQTYTDLRQLRVANVVQAILKD